One window from the genome of Jeotgalibaca sp. MA1X17-3 encodes:
- a CDS encoding aminotransferase class V-fold PLP-dependent enzyme, producing the protein MTYYFDNSSTTMKKPPEVAEAVYRALRGEELGNPARGSHGPALQALRQTEQVRLKVANFFHLSDSTQVSFTQNATYALNILLKSLLSSGDEIITSRQEHNSVLRPLYQLEKEGVELHFLDVDKDGNVQLEQLDLLVTNHTKAVIINHMSNVTGNVIDLQKVGDFCRQHRLLLIVDAAQSAGTIPIDMEKMGVDALCFTGHKSLYGPQGTGGICINHRNLVLKPVFSGGSGSNSYEKEMPVGLPTIFEPGTLNVPGIVGLGAGLDYVEEKTVPEIQKELSEMTLYFLSSIEMIPGIQIYGMNSQQVQKNPKSHGPIVSLNLEGWNSGDLADVLAQDYGIAVRSGAHCAPLIHEHFQTVKRGMVRFSFSTFNNKEELDYTIKALKELSEE; encoded by the coding sequence TTGACCTACTATTTTGACAATAGTTCCACAACTATGAAAAAACCGCCTGAAGTAGCAGAAGCTGTTTATCGAGCTCTTCGTGGAGAGGAGTTAGGTAACCCTGCTCGTGGAAGTCACGGTCCGGCACTTCAAGCCCTTCGTCAAACGGAACAGGTCCGATTAAAAGTTGCTAATTTTTTCCATCTATCAGACTCCACTCAAGTTAGTTTCACTCAGAATGCTACTTATGCTTTGAATATTCTACTAAAAAGTTTACTTTCTTCAGGAGATGAAATTATCACTAGTCGTCAAGAACATAATTCTGTTCTTCGTCCATTGTATCAGTTAGAAAAAGAGGGAGTAGAGCTACATTTTTTGGATGTAGATAAGGATGGAAATGTTCAGTTGGAACAACTGGACCTACTCGTAACGAATCATACAAAAGCAGTTATCATCAATCATATGTCGAATGTAACTGGAAATGTGATAGATTTACAAAAGGTTGGAGATTTTTGTCGACAACATCGACTACTTTTAATAGTAGATGCTGCCCAAAGTGCAGGAACGATTCCCATTGATATGGAGAAAATGGGAGTGGATGCCCTTTGTTTTACAGGTCATAAAAGTTTATACGGTCCTCAAGGAACGGGTGGAATTTGTATCAATCATCGGAATTTAGTGCTAAAACCGGTATTTTCTGGCGGAAGTGGTAGTAATTCTTATGAAAAAGAAATGCCAGTCGGGCTGCCAACAATTTTCGAACCCGGAACACTTAACGTTCCAGGTATTGTGGGGTTAGGAGCCGGATTAGATTATGTAGAAGAAAAAACAGTTCCGGAAATTCAAAAGGAATTATCTGAAATGACTCTTTACTTTTTAAGTAGCATAGAAATGATACCAGGGATCCAAATCTATGGAATGAACTCCCAACAAGTACAAAAAAACCCAAAAAGTCATGGGCCTATTGTTAGTTTGAATTTAGAAGGATGGAATTCTGGAGACCTTGCAGATGTCTTAGCTCAGGATTACGGAATAGCGGTCCGATCAGGTGCCCATTGTGCTCCATTAATCCATGAACATTTTCAAACTGTAAAACGAGGAATGGTACGTTTTAGTTTCTCCACATTTAATAATAAAGAAGAATTAGATTATACAATAAAAGCTTTAAAAGAATTGAGTGAAGAATAA
- a CDS encoding DUF421 domain-containing protein, protein MLLTDWGTIKNIAIVGIVTYLMFIIVLRISGKRTLSQMNVYDFSVTVALGSILASTITNANTAALSGIFSFTLLVVFQYIIAKLAVHLQFFNKLIKSEPSLLFYKGQYDWENMKKQRVTQDDFLQELRQQQCSSTDDILAVVMEASGKLSILKKTDSFPANNTLRNIQHRFLEEDPEYRNENQ, encoded by the coding sequence ATGTTACTTACAGATTGGGGAACTATCAAAAATATTGCAATTGTGGGAATCGTAACTTATCTGATGTTTATTATTGTTTTACGTATTTCTGGAAAAAGAACACTCTCTCAGATGAATGTTTATGATTTCTCTGTAACCGTAGCTTTAGGATCTATTTTAGCTTCTACTATAACCAATGCTAATACGGCAGCTTTATCAGGAATTTTTTCTTTCACCTTACTGGTTGTCTTCCAATATATCATTGCAAAACTAGCTGTTCACTTACAGTTTTTTAATAAGTTGATTAAATCCGAACCTTCTTTACTTTTTTATAAGGGCCAGTATGACTGGGAAAACATGAAAAAGCAACGCGTCACACAGGATGACTTTCTACAAGAACTTCGTCAACAACAGTGTTCATCCACAGATGATATTTTAGCAGTTGTGATGGAAGCTAGTGGAAAGTTATCTATTTTGAAAAAAACAGATAGCTTTCCTGCAAATAATACATTACGAAACATTCAGCATCGATTTTTAGAAGAAGATCCTGAATATAGAAATGAAAATCAATAA
- the yedF gene encoding sulfurtransferase-like selenium metabolism protein YedF → MQEINALGKTCPMPVILTKKALKKYPNEALKISVDNKIATQNLKKMAEQLQLSYQMEKINEGYYEVTLNEEGSEKKLQPKTSTQIHSGKEDASYIVVIHSDKIGQGPEELGALLMKSFVFSLSEQEQLPSKILFYNSGANLTVEGSPVLEDLQAMAVEGVEILTCGICLEYFEYQDKLAVGDVTNMYQIVELQKNYKIVSP, encoded by the coding sequence ATGCAAGAAATTAATGCCTTAGGGAAAACATGTCCCATGCCTGTTATTTTGACAAAAAAAGCTTTAAAGAAATATCCAAACGAAGCTCTAAAGATAAGTGTAGATAATAAAATCGCCACACAAAATCTAAAAAAAATGGCTGAACAGCTTCAATTATCCTATCAAATGGAAAAAATTAATGAAGGATACTATGAAGTAACTTTAAATGAAGAGGGATCTGAAAAAAAGTTACAACCAAAGACTTCAACACAGATTCACTCTGGAAAAGAGGATGCTTCTTATATTGTAGTCATTCATTCTGATAAAATTGGCCAAGGACCAGAAGAGCTAGGTGCACTTTTAATGAAGAGCTTTGTATTCTCTTTATCCGAACAAGAGCAATTACCTTCCAAAATCCTTTTTTATAACAGTGGTGCAAACTTAACGGTGGAAGGATCTCCTGTCTTAGAAGATTTACAAGCGATGGCAGTAGAAGGGGTAGAGATATTGACTTGTGGGATTTGTCTGGAATATTTTGAATATCAAGACAAGCTAGCTGTAGGTGATGTGACAAATATGTACCAAATTGTAGAACTCCAAAAAAACTATAAGATTGTTTCTCCATGA
- the mnmH gene encoding tRNA 2-selenouridine(34) synthase MnmH has protein sequence MKPTITYEEILKINETRKITFVDVRSPKEFQLSTIPNAVNIPVLDNDAREKVGLLYVEGKIEEAKKYGVEWVSSQLPEMYSRYQEILKDSDEIVIFCSRGGMRSNSIFSLLKALGLPVSRMCGGYKAYRRYVNEHLDAQLEKASFVTLYGLSGSGKTEILYELSDRGAKVLDLEGCANHRGSLLGSVGLSEPHSQKMFESLLFEISRDWKEGEVVFTEGESKRIGKVVMPVSLVSAIQKGKKVTIEAPLEKRIAQIHKDYMKGNHLEELIDSLESLKVYINKEKIIEFQDQVRKGDVDSVIKSLLLSYYDPRYNHHQSKRDYIFVNHNPKETAEKILKWHQQKEENE, from the coding sequence ATGAAACCAACTATAACGTATGAAGAAATACTTAAAATAAATGAAACTCGTAAAATTACTTTTGTAGATGTACGCAGTCCGAAAGAGTTTCAACTATCAACGATTCCAAATGCTGTAAACATTCCGGTTTTAGATAATGATGCTCGTGAAAAAGTAGGTTTACTTTATGTAGAAGGCAAAATAGAAGAAGCAAAAAAATACGGAGTTGAATGGGTATCTAGCCAACTTCCTGAAATGTACTCTCGTTATCAAGAAATATTAAAGGATTCCGATGAAATTGTTATTTTTTGTAGCAGAGGTGGAATGCGCTCGAACTCAATTTTTTCATTGTTAAAAGCGTTAGGCTTACCGGTAAGTAGAATGTGTGGGGGCTATAAAGCCTATCGTCGTTACGTGAACGAACATCTTGATGCACAATTAGAAAAAGCAAGTTTTGTGACGTTATATGGTCTATCTGGTAGTGGAAAAACAGAAATATTGTATGAGTTATCTGATAGAGGTGCAAAAGTATTGGACCTTGAAGGATGTGCTAATCACAGAGGCTCCTTATTGGGTAGTGTTGGACTTTCTGAACCTCATTCCCAAAAAATGTTTGAAAGCCTTCTTTTTGAAATTAGTAGAGATTGGAAAGAAGGAGAAGTAGTTTTCACAGAAGGAGAAAGTAAACGAATTGGTAAAGTAGTGATGCCGGTGAGTTTGGTTTCTGCCATTCAAAAAGGAAAGAAAGTGACAATTGAAGCACCTTTAGAAAAGCGGATCGCTCAAATTCATAAAGATTACATGAAAGGGAATCATCTAGAAGAGCTCATTGATTCATTAGAATCTCTAAAGGTCTATATCAATAAGGAGAAGATTATTGAATTTCAAGATCAAGTACGAAAAGGGGATGTTGATTCTGTAATTAAAAGTCTCCTTCTTTCTTATTATGATCCGCGGTACAATCATCATCAATCGAAAAGAGACTATATCTTTGTAAATCATAATCCTAAAGAGACAGCTGAAAAGATTTTGAAATGGCATCAACAAAAAGAGGAGAATGAATAG
- a CDS encoding CopY/TcrY family copper transport repressor — protein MQMTNDSKITDAEREVMRVIWANEPVTSRYISEVLSEKMDWKPATSKTLIGRLVEKKLVSTKAIGNKYLYSARITEEDSIRHVTENLLSQICNKKVGATIASLLSQATLSKKDVQILEELLQIKKAEAVEEVPCNCIPGQCECKTD, from the coding sequence ATGCAAATGACCAATGATTCTAAAATTACAGATGCTGAAAGAGAAGTTATGCGTGTTATTTGGGCAAATGAACCGGTAACGAGCCGATATATTAGTGAAGTACTTTCAGAAAAAATGGATTGGAAACCTGCTACAAGTAAAACACTAATAGGAAGACTAGTTGAAAAAAAATTGGTTTCAACAAAAGCAATAGGAAATAAATATTTGTATTCTGCTCGAATTACAGAAGAGGACAGTATCCGTCATGTGACAGAAAACTTACTTTCTCAAATTTGTAATAAAAAGGTTGGAGCTACGATTGCTTCTCTTCTTTCGCAAGCAACCTTAAGTAAAAAAGACGTGCAGATACTTGAAGAACTCTTACAAATAAAAAAAGCAGAAGCAGTGGAGGAAGTTCCGTGCAATTGTATACCTGGTCAATGTGAATGTAAAACTGATTGA
- a CDS encoding Cof-type HAD-IIB family hydrolase, translated as MKKDIKMIAVDMDGTFLNKDMVYDKERFFQLFSKMKEKGIQFVAASGNQFPQLQAYFKEVEPEITFVAENGAYVIEKGKELYSADMGKEVANQAIASLVAYSDNPFVVCGKNTGYVHEDIDDAYFEMFKKYYRKLVKIDDFNKIDDVIFKFATTFHEDEVPEVMDYLTGEMNGHLSPVSSGYGFVDLIQPGIHKGRAIKQLQEKWNLSEDQCVAFGDSQNDTEMLKQVGHSFAMGNADEVVKKAAKNVIGNNNTQSLMDKMEELIGI; from the coding sequence ATGAAAAAAGATATTAAAATGATTGCCGTTGACATGGATGGTACCTTTTTAAATAAAGATATGGTGTATGACAAAGAACGATTTTTCCAGTTATTTAGTAAGATGAAAGAAAAAGGAATTCAGTTTGTAGCAGCTAGTGGCAATCAATTCCCTCAATTACAAGCATATTTTAAAGAAGTTGAGCCAGAAATCACCTTCGTAGCAGAGAATGGAGCTTATGTAATTGAAAAAGGAAAGGAATTATATAGTGCTGATATGGGGAAAGAAGTAGCGAATCAAGCCATCGCATCCTTGGTTGCCTATAGTGATAATCCGTTTGTTGTCTGTGGGAAAAATACGGGCTATGTTCATGAAGATATTGATGATGCTTATTTCGAAATGTTTAAAAAATATTATCGAAAACTAGTTAAAATAGATGATTTCAACAAAATTGATGATGTCATATTTAAGTTTGCAACCACCTTTCATGAAGATGAAGTGCCGGAAGTAATGGATTATTTGACCGGTGAAATGAACGGTCACCTGTCACCGGTGTCTAGTGGATATGGATTCGTTGACTTGATTCAACCAGGAATTCATAAAGGGAGAGCAATTAAGCAACTACAAGAAAAATGGAATTTGTCCGAAGATCAGTGTGTTGCTTTTGGAGATAGCCAGAATGATACAGAAATGCTGAAACAAGTAGGTCATAGTTTTGCCATGGGGAATGCTGACGAGGTAGTAAAGAAGGCAGCTAAAAACGTCATCGGAAATAATAATACACAAAGTTTAATGGATAAGATGGAAGAATTGATTGGAATTTAA
- a CDS encoding FAD-binding oxidoreductase, with amino-acid sequence MKNRDERIKKIIIDEKRLFLEDRIPSEYKHDEYVTDTGSLYGVALPQNKEEIQQLVQFASSEKIPMIVQGAGTGLSGATAPQGGELVIDLHLMNQIVELDEDTMTLTVEPGVLLGEIHNYVEKRGYFYPPDPGSKHSSIGGNVATNAGGMRAVKYGVTRDYIRQLDVILPDGREMSLGSLNIKSSSGYDLKNLFIGSEGTLGVTTLIKLKLIPLPKEKRSIIVAFETLEHATDAVLTILRNGIDPTTMEFFEKEAIALSEKENQLDFPSQIGNAYLLITLDGDSRASIESRLHQLNGSVRQHHALEVLPLTDPKMEHTAWFLRDQLLTAVVNYTEQVTLDEVVPVPHVSELYHYTKELEKESGLKMISFGHAGDGNLHTCITRGDIQDEKEWQEKRDDVLDKLYGKIQELGGLPSAEHGIGIIKKKYFHKMTAPINIEIMQQIKKVFDPENLMNPNKVL; translated from the coding sequence TTGAAAAACCGAGATGAACGAATTAAAAAAATAATCATTGATGAGAAACGTCTATTTCTTGAAGATAGAATACCATCTGAATATAAACACGATGAATATGTAACAGATACCGGCTCTTTATATGGAGTCGCGTTGCCTCAAAATAAAGAAGAAATCCAACAGCTCGTTCAATTTGCGTCTTCCGAGAAGATTCCTATGATCGTTCAGGGTGCAGGAACAGGTTTGTCTGGGGCAACAGCTCCTCAAGGGGGAGAATTAGTCATTGATTTACATTTGATGAATCAAATTGTGGAGTTAGATGAAGACACCATGACTCTTACCGTTGAACCTGGTGTATTACTCGGAGAAATTCATAATTATGTAGAAAAGCGTGGCTATTTCTATCCGCCTGATCCTGGTTCAAAACATTCTTCTATCGGGGGAAATGTAGCGACAAATGCTGGTGGGATGCGTGCCGTTAAGTATGGCGTTACCCGAGATTATATAAGACAACTTGATGTCATTCTCCCAGATGGCCGGGAAATGAGTCTGGGTTCGTTAAATATTAAAAGTAGTTCAGGATATGATTTAAAGAATTTGTTTATTGGTTCAGAAGGTACATTGGGAGTAACCACTCTTATTAAGCTGAAACTAATCCCTTTGCCAAAAGAAAAACGTTCCATTATCGTTGCATTCGAAACTTTAGAGCATGCTACAGATGCTGTTTTAACTATTCTTCGCAATGGAATTGATCCTACAACAATGGAATTTTTCGAAAAGGAAGCAATCGCCTTAAGTGAAAAAGAAAATCAATTGGATTTTCCATCTCAAATTGGAAATGCGTATTTACTTATTACCTTAGATGGTGATAGTAGGGCTTCCATTGAATCTAGACTTCATCAATTAAATGGAAGTGTTCGACAACATCATGCTTTAGAGGTGTTACCTTTAACGGATCCGAAAATGGAGCATACAGCTTGGTTTTTACGCGATCAATTATTAACAGCCGTTGTGAACTATACAGAACAAGTGACTCTTGACGAAGTAGTCCCTGTTCCTCATGTTTCAGAACTTTATCATTATACAAAAGAGTTAGAAAAAGAAAGTGGATTAAAAATGATTAGTTTTGGCCATGCTGGAGATGGGAACTTGCATACGTGTATTACTCGAGGAGATATTCAAGATGAAAAAGAATGGCAGGAAAAAAGAGATGACGTTCTAGATAAATTATATGGTAAAATTCAAGAACTTGGGGGTTTACCTTCAGCAGAACATGGTATTGGTATCATTAAGAAAAAATACTTTCATAAAATGACGGCTCCTATAAATATAGAAATCATGCAACAAATTAAAAAAGTGTTTGATCCTGAAAATTTAATGAATCCTAATAAAGTATTGTAA
- a CDS encoding ABC transporter substrate-binding protein produces the protein MLPFITAAAALVLGACSVQTEDQANNPGTDATQSPETTEKVSIEILGMSANETDMNIVRDQLIKNGFDVELNTQPDYASFTSQQDAGNFDLAVTGWTTVTGNPDYAVRSLFSTGGDYSSMSNDDVDRLINEAALQTPEDYVETYKELEDVLVTENAYIVPLFNSLKAQAFNKELLNPETIRLSKSRAFAWEPVSFIDEAMNDTETVMYTQTISDLTSLDPIKANDGSINQLNTNMYVRLVNLADDDQVVSEGSLSYNHAIAEGNEEYYFVLRDDINFAKVENDEAVDTGEMVSGQDVIFSLNRAKDPNSVPDHRTFSLHEHINEISLVTDVSELETLELSNGSGNVLDALEKDLDNPIQTLVEDTEEVDNAAGNYQVVKLTTTEPFPQVLNYLGHQSAGIVSQKQVESVNTYDMDSFDLNNDIPYGDQRAVTEGGTYDNHLYASGPYIMLKKNDYETTFQKNPGYMTNGEHAANIKNVTVRFISDADSALSALRADEIHLLYGLNETKYDIVEESSNLELQNIPSNAVTYMIFNTEGREVSDSADLRKSILYSINQDEINAAYDGNKLKAYSTLSPLVDTGNELVADPQKVEEFYNAYLESK, from the coding sequence CCATTTATAACAGCTGCTGCAGCTTTGGTACTAGGAGCATGTTCCGTACAAACAGAAGATCAAGCAAATAACCCAGGGACAGATGCTACTCAAAGTCCAGAGACAACTGAAAAAGTTAGTATTGAGATTTTAGGAATGAGTGCGAATGAAACGGACATGAATATTGTACGTGATCAACTCATTAAGAATGGTTTTGATGTAGAGTTAAACACACAACCAGACTATGCTAGTTTTACCTCACAACAAGATGCTGGGAATTTTGATCTTGCTGTTACAGGTTGGACTACAGTAACAGGAAACCCGGATTATGCTGTTCGTTCTCTTTTTAGTACAGGTGGAGATTATAGTAGCATGTCTAATGATGATGTGGATCGTTTGATTAATGAAGCAGCACTACAAACACCAGAAGATTATGTAGAAACTTATAAAGAATTGGAAGATGTATTAGTAACAGAGAATGCTTATATTGTTCCTTTGTTCAATTCTTTAAAAGCACAAGCATTTAATAAAGAGTTGCTTAATCCAGAAACGATTCGTTTGTCAAAATCTCGTGCTTTTGCTTGGGAACCTGTATCTTTTATTGATGAAGCAATGAACGATACCGAAACGGTAATGTATACGCAAACCATTAGTGATTTAACTTCTTTAGATCCGATAAAAGCAAATGATGGTTCCATTAACCAACTAAATACAAATATGTATGTTCGTTTAGTAAATCTTGCAGATGACGACCAAGTTGTTTCTGAAGGTTCTCTTTCTTACAATCATGCAATTGCAGAAGGAAATGAAGAATATTACTTTGTTTTACGTGATGATATAAACTTTGCAAAAGTAGAAAATGATGAAGCAGTTGATACAGGCGAAATGGTTAGTGGGCAAGATGTTATTTTCTCTTTGAATCGTGCAAAAGATCCAAATTCTGTTCCAGATCACCGTACATTCAGTTTGCATGAACATATTAATGAAATATCCCTAGTTACGGATGTATCAGAGCTGGAAACTCTTGAACTATCTAATGGTTCTGGTAATGTGCTGGATGCACTTGAAAAAGATTTAGATAATCCAATTCAAACTCTTGTAGAAGATACTGAAGAAGTTGACAATGCGGCTGGTAATTATCAAGTTGTAAAATTAACAACAACAGAACCTTTCCCACAAGTATTGAACTACTTAGGACATCAATCAGCTGGTATTGTTTCACAAAAACAAGTAGAATCAGTAAACACGTACGATATGGATTCTTTTGATCTGAATAACGATATTCCGTACGGTGACCAACGTGCTGTTACAGAAGGTGGAACATATGATAATCACCTTTATGCAAGTGGTCCTTACATTATGTTGAAAAAGAATGATTATGAAACTACATTCCAAAAAAATCCTGGTTATATGACTAATGGTGAACATGCAGCAAATATCAAAAACGTAACCGTTCGTTTTATTTCTGATGCTGATAGTGCACTATCAGCCTTACGTGCAGATGAAATCCACTTGTTATATGGATTGAATGAAACAAAGTATGATATTGTTGAAGAATCAAGTAATTTAGAACTACAAAACATTCCAAGTAATGCAGTAACTTACATGATCTTTAATACTGAGGGGCGTGAAGTTTCTGATAGTGCAGATTTACGTAAATCTATCCTGTATTCCATCAACCAAGATGAGATTAATGCAGCCTATGATGGAAATAAATTAAAAGCATATTCCACATTAAGCCCACTAGTTGATACGGGTAATGAATTGGTAGCTGATCCACAGAAAGTCGAAGAATTCTATAATGCATATCTAGAAAGCAAATAA
- a CDS encoding aminopeptidase C, which produces MINEETLSSFKKRFNDNRENVVIKNAVAKVGINDVSFNNEALRRHNFVFSEETKKGEITNQKNSGRCWMFAALNTARIDTMEKLNKDTFEFSENYTLFWDKLEKSNYFLDSILDTLDEAQDSRLIAHLLMAPVQDGGQWDMFAGILNKYGAVPKEAMPETFHSSKTAILNDILTSKLRQYAKDLRIAHKDGKTIGELQDMKEDMLYFIYNILVKALGEIPETFTYEYRDRDNQFHRIAESTPQDFFNNYVGWDLEDMVSLLNAPTKDKPYGRAYTVKYLGTVKEEKQITYINAPIEALKKAAIESIEAGEPVWFGCDVGKMSDRQLGIMDSKAFEYDLTLGEGIDLDKAERLDYGESLLTHAMVLIGVDLDNEGKSLNWKVENSWGDKVGKKGIFSMDDAWFDEYTYQIAVNKRYIDEKWMKALDKPIIELEPWDPMGALALVK; this is translated from the coding sequence ATGATTAATGAAGAAACATTATCAAGTTTTAAAAAACGTTTCAATGACAACCGTGAAAATGTAGTTATAAAAAATGCGGTCGCTAAAGTAGGAATTAATGATGTGTCTTTTAATAATGAAGCACTTCGCCGTCATAATTTTGTTTTTAGTGAAGAAACTAAAAAAGGTGAAATTACAAATCAAAAAAATTCCGGCCGTTGCTGGATGTTTGCTGCTTTAAATACAGCACGGATTGATACAATGGAAAAATTAAATAAAGATACCTTTGAGTTTTCTGAAAACTATACCTTATTCTGGGATAAACTAGAAAAATCTAACTACTTTTTAGATTCTATTTTAGATACTTTGGATGAAGCACAAGATTCTCGTTTAATTGCTCATCTATTGATGGCCCCCGTACAAGATGGTGGACAGTGGGATATGTTTGCTGGAATTTTGAATAAGTATGGTGCAGTTCCCAAAGAAGCTATGCCAGAAACATTTCACTCATCTAAAACAGCAATTTTAAATGATATTTTAACTTCTAAATTACGTCAATATGCAAAAGATTTACGAATAGCCCATAAAGATGGGAAAACAATAGGTGAGTTACAGGATATGAAAGAAGATATGTTGTATTTTATTTATAATATTCTTGTAAAAGCTTTAGGAGAAATTCCAGAAACCTTTACCTATGAATACCGGGACCGGGATAACCAATTTCATCGTATTGCAGAAAGTACACCACAAGATTTCTTCAATAATTATGTAGGTTGGGATTTAGAGGACATGGTAAGTTTATTGAATGCTCCAACAAAAGACAAACCGTATGGACGTGCTTATACGGTTAAATATTTAGGAACTGTTAAAGAAGAAAAACAAATTACATATATCAATGCACCTATCGAAGCTTTGAAAAAAGCTGCTATTGAATCTATTGAAGCAGGAGAACCAGTATGGTTTGGTTGTGATGTAGGTAAAATGTCTGATCGTCAATTAGGAATTATGGACAGTAAAGCTTTTGAATATGATTTAACTTTAGGTGAGGGTATTGATTTGGATAAAGCAGAACGTCTGGATTATGGTGAAAGCCTACTGACTCATGCAATGGTTTTGATCGGAGTCGATTTGGATAACGAAGGAAAATCACTTAATTGGAAAGTAGAAAATAGTTGGGGAGATAAAGTTGGTAAAAAAGGAATCTTCTCTATGGATGATGCTTGGTTCGATGAATATACGTACCAAATCGCTGTCAATAAACGCTATATAGATGAAAAATGGATGAAAGCTCTAGATAAACCAATTATCGAATTAGAGCCATGGGACCCAATGGGCGCCTTAGCACTTGTGAAATAA
- a CDS encoding aldo/keto reductase — protein sequence MDTVELANQKQMPILGYGTWRNDNPKECIEGVKDAISVGFTHIDCASAYENEELVGQGIKESGIDRTDLFITSKLRNSAHGYTQVRKEVEETLEKLGTDYLDLYLIHWPVVKGKDGDWQTDNRETWRAFEELYEEGILKSIGVSNFSIKHLKNLINHCKITPMVNQIKVHPGIVQNELHEFCVENNIVIQAYSPLAPIKDISKEPRVKEMMEKYGKTVAQLLLRFDLQKDVVPLTKTVHRSRMEENIAIFDFEIDADDMDFFNQWSHADYQIPDNERERG from the coding sequence ATGGATACAGTAGAATTAGCCAATCAGAAACAAATGCCGATTTTAGGTTATGGTACCTGGAGAAATGACAATCCCAAAGAATGTATAGAAGGTGTGAAAGACGCTATTTCAGTTGGCTTTACTCATATTGATTGTGCCAGTGCGTATGAAAATGAAGAACTAGTCGGACAGGGAATAAAAGAGAGTGGAATCGATCGAACTGACTTGTTTATTACTAGTAAATTACGGAATAGTGCACATGGGTATACTCAAGTACGTAAAGAAGTTGAGGAAACTCTCGAAAAACTTGGTACTGATTATCTAGATTTATATTTAATTCATTGGCCAGTTGTAAAAGGAAAAGATGGAGATTGGCAAACAGATAATCGAGAAACCTGGAGAGCCTTTGAAGAACTCTACGAAGAAGGTATACTGAAGTCTATTGGAGTGAGTAATTTTTCAATTAAACATTTAAAAAACTTGATTAATCATTGCAAAATTACCCCGATGGTCAATCAAATTAAAGTTCATCCAGGTATCGTTCAAAACGAGCTACATGAATTTTGTGTTGAAAATAATATTGTGATACAAGCCTATTCTCCATTAGCACCGATTAAAGATATTTCTAAAGAACCGAGAGTTAAAGAAATGATGGAAAAGTATGGAAAAACAGTGGCACAATTGTTGCTACGTTTTGATTTACAAAAAGACGTCGTACCTTTGACTAAAACGGTACATAGAAGTCGTATGGAAGAAAATATAGCTATCTTTGATTTTGAAATAGATGCTGATGATATGGACTTCTTTAATCAATGGAGTCATGCTGATTATCAAATACCGGATAATGAGAGAGAACGTGGCTAA
- a CDS encoding DUF3343 domain-containing protein encodes MINRNHYGIITFSNSQAAAQAEIKIQASGFECRLIPLPEQIHSGCGLVLQFSLEDLNLLRNSLSDLNNLSMKIYEVILSKNRKKTVLLLEPKEE; translated from the coding sequence ATGATTAATCGCAACCATTATGGAATCATCACTTTTTCCAACTCACAAGCTGCTGCGCAAGCAGAAATAAAAATTCAAGCATCTGGATTTGAATGTCGCCTGATTCCTTTACCGGAGCAAATTCATTCAGGCTGCGGATTAGTATTACAATTCTCACTGGAGGACTTGAATCTATTAAGAAATAGTTTAAGTGATCTTAATAATCTAAGTATGAAGATATATGAAGTAATCCTTTCAAAGAATCGCAAAAAGACCGTACTACTACTAGAACCTAAGGAGGAATGA